The proteins below are encoded in one region of Hordeum vulgare subsp. vulgare chromosome 3H, MorexV3_pseudomolecules_assembly, whole genome shotgun sequence:
- the LOC123442765 gene encoding probable trehalose-phosphate phosphatase D isoform X2 codes for MYASLQAKRPSAIDCFAEITTNWQGKTIALFLDYDGTLSPKVNNPDEAYMSSEMRDVVQEVASLCATSVVGGRARDKVKSFIMLENLHYAGSHGADIKLSDEAEAYQPTSEYEPVINGARERLEEVIRDIKGASVENKQFCISVHYRVFEKKKQELVKKLVKKTIKGFPELRVTDGDKVLEVGPNAEFNKGYAVKYLLEQLARKNNWDSSQVVAIFIGDDRTDEDAFKVLRGRDGGLGILVSKERKWTKASYSLEDPAQVQEFLQKLVTWKKAEAEV; via the exons ATGTATGCTTCATTGCAGGCTAAACGCCCTTCCGCTATTGATTGCTTTGCTGAAATCACAACCAACTGGCAGGGCAAGACGATAGCCCTCTTCCTGGACTACGACGGAACATTGTCGCCGAAAGTAAATAATCCTGACGAGGCATACATGTCCAGTGAG ATGCGcgatgttgttcaagaagttgcCTCCTTGTGCGCCACTTCAGTCGTCGGTGGAAGGGCCCGCGATAAG GTGAAAAGTTTCATTATGCTTGAAAATCTGCACTATGCAGGGAGCCACGGAGCAGACATCAAACTC AGTGACGAAGCAGAAGCCTACCAACCTACCAGCGAGTACGAACCTGTTATAAACGGG GCGAGAGAGCGTTTGGAGGAGGTTATCAGAGACATAAAGGGTGCTAGTGTTGAAAATAAACAATTTTGCATTTCAGTGCACTACAGGGTTTTTGAGAAGAAG AAACAGGAACTGGTTAAGAAGCTTGTCAAGAAAACCATTAAAGGTTTTCCTGAGCTCAGAGTAACTGATGGTGACAAG GTTTTAGAGGTTGGTCCTAATGCTGAATTCAACAAGGGGTATGCAGTCAAGTATCTACTCGAGCAGCTAGCCCGCAAAAATAATTGGGACAGTTCTCAGGTGGTAGCCATCTTTATCGGCGATGATAGGACAGATGAAGATGCATTCAAG GTGCTTCGTGGACGAGACGGCGGATTGGGGATCCTTGTCAGCAAGGAGCGCAAGTGGACTAAAGCGTCGTACTCACTGGAGGACCCGGCCCAG GTGCAAGAATTTCTTCAAAAGCTCGTGACATGGAAGAAGGCAGAGGCTGAAGTTTGA
- the LOC123442765 gene encoding probable trehalose-phosphate phosphatase D isoform X1 — protein sequence MYASLQAKRPSAIDCFAEITTNWQGKTIALFLDYDGTLSPKVNNPDEAYMSSEMRDVVQEVASLCATSVVGGRARDKVKSFIMLENLHYAGSHGADIKLSDEAEAYQPTSEYEPVINGARERLEEVIRDIKGASVENKQFCISVHYRVFEKKKQELVKKLVKKTIKGFPELRVTDGDKVLEVGPNAEFNKGYAVKYLLEQLARKNNWDSSQVVAIFIGDDRTDEDAFKVEFFTISSKHGNIILLNHYLIYLSTFFAIRCFVDETADWGSLSARSASGLKRRTHWRTRPRCKNFFKSS from the exons ATGTATGCTTCATTGCAGGCTAAACGCCCTTCCGCTATTGATTGCTTTGCTGAAATCACAACCAACTGGCAGGGCAAGACGATAGCCCTCTTCCTGGACTACGACGGAACATTGTCGCCGAAAGTAAATAATCCTGACGAGGCATACATGTCCAGTGAG ATGCGcgatgttgttcaagaagttgcCTCCTTGTGCGCCACTTCAGTCGTCGGTGGAAGGGCCCGCGATAAG GTGAAAAGTTTCATTATGCTTGAAAATCTGCACTATGCAGGGAGCCACGGAGCAGACATCAAACTC AGTGACGAAGCAGAAGCCTACCAACCTACCAGCGAGTACGAACCTGTTATAAACGGG GCGAGAGAGCGTTTGGAGGAGGTTATCAGAGACATAAAGGGTGCTAGTGTTGAAAATAAACAATTTTGCATTTCAGTGCACTACAGGGTTTTTGAGAAGAAG AAACAGGAACTGGTTAAGAAGCTTGTCAAGAAAACCATTAAAGGTTTTCCTGAGCTCAGAGTAACTGATGGTGACAAG GTTTTAGAGGTTGGTCCTAATGCTGAATTCAACAAGGGGTATGCAGTCAAGTATCTACTCGAGCAGCTAGCCCGCAAAAATAATTGGGACAGTTCTCAGGTGGTAGCCATCTTTATCGGCGATGATAGGACAGATGAAGATGCATTCAAGGTGGAATTCTTTACAATTTCATCTAAACACGGAAACATAATCTTGCTAAATCATTATTTAATCtatctctccactttttttgcaaTTAGGTGCTTCGTGGACGAGACGGCGGATTGGGGATCCTTGTCAGCAAGGAGCGCAAGTGGACTAAAGCGTCGTACTCACTGGAGGACCCGGCCCAG GTGCAAGAATTTCTTCAAAAGCTCGTGA